The following coding sequences lie in one Candidatus Bathyarchaeia archaeon genomic window:
- the bglX gene encoding beta-glucosidase BglX translates to MKPLYLDSNQPIDKRVEDLLSRMTLEEKIGQMCQYSGVTEKLEQMIREGKVGALLNVYGAREINRVQRIAVEESRLGIPLIFGLDVLHGYKTIFPIPLGLTSTWDPEAVRTAAYIAAAEASSDGIRWTFAPMVDIARDPRWGRIAEGAGEDPYLGSIMAKALVEGFQGSDLSDQNSVAACPKHYVAYGGAEGGRDYNTVDLSERTLREVYLPPFKAAVKAGAGTIMSAFNDLNGTPASANPYILKTILREEWGFDGFVVSDWNAIGELINHGIAGDIYEAAEKALKAGVDMDMQGDIYQRALLYLVKEGRVSENHIDESVKRILKIKFKLGLFERPYVDPEKAARIIKCEEHIKVALEIARKSIVLLKNDGDLLPLSKDLKAIAVIGPLSDDKEAPLGPWSCLGDPKDVVTVLEGVISKVSRETKVIHAKGCGITDESRDGFEEAIRAAEESDVAIVVVGESRDMSGEAASRAYLNLPGVQEDLLKAIYATGTPIVMVLMNGRPLSISWPAKHVPSIIEAWFPGIQSGYAIADVIFGDYNPGGKIPVSFPQTVGQVPIYYNHKSTGRPPSPENRWTSKYIDAPYTPLFPFGHGLSYTRFEYSCLEIKPCEVERNQCVEIRFKVKNIGGREGDEIAQLYVRDVVASVTRPVKELKGFKRVTLKPGEEKPVEFRLTLEDLSFLNQEMKRVIEPGEFRIMIGSSSEDIRLTGRFIVKDYVEFAWK, encoded by the coding sequence TTGAAGCCGCTATATCTAGATTCAAATCAGCCGATCGATAAGAGGGTTGAGGATCTTTTAAGCAGAATGACCCTTGAAGAAAAGATTGGGCAGATGTGTCAGTATAGCGGTGTAACCGAAAAACTCGAGCAAATGATTAGGGAAGGAAAAGTGGGCGCATTACTCAACGTGTATGGTGCAAGGGAAATAAATAGGGTTCAGAGAATAGCTGTCGAAGAGTCTAGGCTCGGTATACCGCTGATATTCGGCCTAGATGTTTTACATGGATATAAAACCATATTTCCAATACCTCTAGGGCTGACAAGCACATGGGATCCCGAAGCCGTCAGGACGGCGGCTTATATAGCTGCGGCTGAAGCATCCTCCGATGGCATACGCTGGACTTTCGCGCCCATGGTTGATATTGCACGTGATCCAAGGTGGGGTAGGATCGCCGAAGGAGCTGGCGAAGACCCCTATCTGGGATCAATTATGGCTAAGGCTTTGGTGGAAGGTTTTCAAGGCTCCGATCTATCTGATCAAAATTCGGTTGCTGCATGCCCAAAACATTACGTTGCCTATGGAGGAGCTGAGGGCGGGAGAGACTACAACACCGTTGATTTATCTGAACGTACGCTTAGGGAAGTTTATTTGCCGCCATTTAAGGCAGCTGTTAAGGCTGGTGCTGGAACAATAATGAGCGCTTTTAACGATTTGAACGGTACACCGGCTTCAGCAAATCCATACATCCTTAAGACAATACTGCGTGAGGAATGGGGGTTTGATGGGTTTGTTGTGAGCGACTGGAACGCTATAGGGGAATTAATAAACCATGGGATCGCAGGCGACATATATGAGGCTGCTGAAAAGGCTCTGAAAGCTGGAGTAGACATGGATATGCAGGGCGATATATACCAAAGGGCTTTACTTTACCTAGTTAAAGAAGGGAGGGTCTCCGAAAATCACATAGATGAATCCGTTAAGCGAATACTTAAAATAAAGTTTAAGTTGGGGCTTTTCGAGAGACCATATGTTGACCCTGAAAAGGCAGCCCGCATAATAAAATGCGAAGAGCACATTAAGGTGGCCTTAGAGATCGCTAGAAAGAGCATAGTTCTCTTAAAAAATGATGGGGATCTTCTACCATTAAGCAAGGATTTGAAAGCAATAGCCGTCATAGGCCCATTATCTGACGATAAGGAAGCCCCGCTCGGCCCATGGTCTTGTTTGGGTGATCCGAAAGATGTGGTTACCGTTTTAGAAGGCGTTATAAGCAAGGTTTCACGTGAAACTAAAGTTATTCATGCTAAAGGCTGCGGCATTACAGATGAGTCAAGGGATGGTTTCGAGGAAGCTATTAGAGCCGCGGAGGAAAGCGATGTAGCCATAGTGGTTGTTGGAGAGAGCAGAGACATGAGCGGTGAAGCAGCCTCTAGAGCCTACCTAAATTTGCCCGGCGTTCAAGAAGACCTTCTAAAAGCGATATATGCTACCGGGACTCCGATAGTCATGGTTTTAATGAACGGTAGGCCTCTATCGATCTCATGGCCGGCTAAACATGTACCTTCAATCATAGAGGCGTGGTTCCCGGGAATCCAATCTGGCTACGCGATAGCAGACGTCATATTCGGGGATTATAATCCGGGAGGAAAGATACCCGTATCTTTCCCGCAGACCGTCGGCCAAGTACCAATCTATTATAACCATAAGAGTACTGGTAGACCACCGTCACCCGAGAATAGATGGACTTCCAAATATATAGACGCGCCATACACGCCGCTTTTCCCATTTGGGCATGGGTTGAGCTACACTAGATTCGAATATAGTTGCTTAGAGATAAAACCATGCGAAGTAGAAAGAAACCAGTGTGTGGAAATTAGATTCAAAGTAAAGAATATTGGCGGCAGGGAGGGCGATGAGATTGCACAATTATATGTAAGAGATGTCGTTGCTAGCGTAACTAGACCGGTAAAAGAGCTTAAAGGATTTAAACGGGTGACTCTTAAGCCGGGCGAGGAAAAACCCGTTGAATTTAGACTAACACTTGAAGATTTATCATTCCTGAATCAAGAGATGAAGAGGGTCATAGAGCCCGGGGAATTTAGAATTATGATTGGCTCATCGTCGGAAGACATAAGGTTAACGGGAAGATTCATAGTTAAAGATTACGTGGAATTCGCGTGGAAATAA
- a CDS encoding Lrp/AsnC ligand binding domain-containing protein yields the protein MAIKAYVLFKVNSGAEKEVCKKIADLNNVLDASIIYGEYDIIARVVVPELTHLNDFLDKVRSIPSVILTSTMIVAQEYKGKEKRELNVQGQK from the coding sequence ATGGCGATTAAAGCCTACGTGCTCTTTAAAGTAAACTCTGGCGCTGAAAAAGAAGTCTGCAAAAAAATAGCCGATCTAAACAATGTTTTAGATGCAAGTATAATCTACGGGGAATACGATATAATCGCAAGAGTCGTCGTACCTGAGCTAACGCATTTAAACGATTTCCTCGACAAGGTTAGAAGCATACCAAGCGTTATTCTAACCTCAACCATGATCGTCGCGCAAGAGTACAAGGGAAAAGAGAAGCGCGAGTTAAACGTGCAGGGGCAGAAATAA
- the hjc gene encoding Holliday junction resolvase Hjc, which produces MSLRDLAARGKRKSKGRHGRILTLKEIKRMKKRGYQAERDLVRRLRELGFKSVRIPVSAPSSEPLPDVFAVKGGYMIAFEVKAPNANRAYFPKDQVGKLFSFLEMFEAYPVKLAILAAKFPYKWVFKKINSVDDYSIHKDEESNITFEAMC; this is translated from the coding sequence ATGTCGCTGAGGGATCTGGCTGCTAGAGGTAAACGAAAGAGTAAGGGTAGACACGGTAGAATCCTAACTTTAAAGGAGATTAAGCGGATGAAGAAGCGCGGCTATCAGGCTGAGAGGGACTTAGTGAGAAGGCTTCGCGAGCTGGGATTTAAATCAGTTAGGATCCCTGTATCGGCGCCCAGTAGTGAGCCTTTACCGGACGTTTTTGCGGTTAAAGGAGGTTACATGATAGCTTTTGAGGTTAAGGCGCCTAATGCCAACAGGGCGTATTTTCCAAAAGATCAGGTAGGGAAGCTATTCAGTTTCTTGGAAATGTTTGAGGCTTATCCAGTTAAACTAGCAATTTTAGCGGCGAAATTCCCATATAAATGGGTTTTTAAGAAAATAAACTCCGTTGACGATTACTCTATCCATAAAGATGAAGAGAGCAATATAACATTTGAAGCGATGTGTTAG
- a CDS encoding radical SAM protein: protein MRNLLSLPNVRESLFYSKAPSDKVECALCERRCVIPPGEYGFCKTRINIGGKLYTTVYGALSAIESRPIEIKPFFHYWPGSTALTFSTWSCNFTCPWCQNWALSKVSPEPSSVNYYSPEDIVSLAIQGGDEGLCASFQEPTLLTDWNIDAFKVGCGLGLYACYVSNGYMTLEALKALWKSGMDGLKIDIKGDFEVYEKFCGGVNAEIVWRNVREAKKMGFHVELVNLVITDVNDDEECLRAIIERALKEAGPETPIHFTRYYPAYKFDKPATSIRTLEKAYEIARGMGMLYPYVGNVPGHRYEHTYCANCREPLIKRYVSALYATVSRRRISVRSVILS, encoded by the coding sequence TTGAGAAATCTGCTTAGTTTACCTAATGTTCGGGAATCTCTATTCTATAGTAAAGCTCCTAGTGACAAGGTTGAATGCGCTCTATGCGAGCGCAGATGCGTTATTCCTCCCGGAGAGTACGGTTTCTGTAAGACTAGGATAAATATTGGTGGAAAGCTCTACACGACAGTATACGGTGCCCTAAGCGCCATAGAAAGTAGACCCATAGAGATTAAGCCTTTCTTTCATTACTGGCCCGGCTCAACAGCCCTAACATTTTCAACATGGTCATGTAACTTTACTTGCCCATGGTGTCAGAATTGGGCTTTATCAAAGGTCTCGCCGGAGCCGAGTAGCGTCAACTACTATTCTCCTGAAGACATCGTCAGTTTAGCGATTCAGGGCGGTGATGAGGGTTTGTGCGCTAGTTTTCAGGAGCCCACACTTCTAACGGACTGGAACATCGACGCATTTAAGGTTGGGTGTGGGTTAGGGTTATATGCATGCTATGTCTCGAACGGGTATATGACGCTTGAAGCCTTAAAAGCCCTTTGGAAGTCGGGTATGGATGGGCTAAAAATTGACATCAAGGGTGATTTCGAGGTTTACGAAAAATTTTGTGGCGGAGTAAATGCTGAAATCGTTTGGAGGAATGTTAGAGAAGCGAAGAAAATGGGTTTTCATGTTGAATTGGTGAACTTAGTGATCACAGATGTTAATGATGATGAGGAGTGCTTAAGAGCGATAATTGAGCGGGCGCTTAAGGAGGCTGGTCCAGAAACTCCCATCCATTTCACCAGATATTATCCGGCATATAAATTTGATAAGCCGGCAACCAGCATAAGAACCCTTGAAAAAGCCTATGAAATAGCTAGGGGTATGGGCATGCTGTACCCATATGTGGGCAATGTTCCAGGCCATAGATATGAGCATACGTATTGCGCGAATTGCCGTGAACCGCTCATAAAGAGGTATGTTTCAGCGTTATACGCTACAGTATCACGGAGGAGAATAAGTGTCCGAAGTGTCATACTCTCATAA
- a CDS encoding corrinoid protein, producing the protein MTHKILDALREALVNMDAAKVIDLINDALHIKLDPMGIIEALRSGMDEVGRRFESGEYFISELVMSGEIMKRALEILKPYLKSEGESKGKIVLGTIIGDLHDIGKEIIKTLLVSAGFEVHDLGVDVPPEKFVEAAKETGARIIGISALLSTSIVNTAEVIRKLREEGLRDKVKVIVGGAAARPWMVESYGLDAAVNDAVKGLEIIKGWAKGE; encoded by the coding sequence ATGACTCATAAAATTTTAGACGCTTTAAGAGAGGCATTAGTCAACATGGATGCTGCTAAAGTGATAGATTTGATTAACGATGCTCTTCACATAAAACTTGATCCTATGGGGATTATTGAAGCATTGCGTTCAGGTATGGATGAGGTCGGACGAAGATTTGAGAGTGGCGAGTATTTCATTTCCGAGCTAGTTATGTCGGGAGAGATCATGAAAAGGGCTTTAGAGATCTTAAAACCTTACTTGAAGAGCGAGGGTGAGAGTAAGGGTAAAATTGTTTTGGGAACTATAATCGGCGACCTACACGATATCGGTAAAGAGATAATTAAAACGCTGCTCGTTTCAGCGGGCTTTGAAGTTCACGATTTAGGCGTAGATGTTCCGCCGGAGAAATTTGTTGAAGCAGCTAAGGAGACCGGGGCGAGAATAATCGGCATCTCAGCTCTGCTCTCAACATCAATAGTTAACACCGCTGAGGTTATTAGAAAATTGAGGGAGGAGGGGCTGCGAGATAAAGTTAAAGTGATTGTTGGAGGGGCGGCTGCTAGGCCATGGATGGTTGAAAGCTACGGTCTAGATGCGGCCGTGAATGATGCTGTTAAGGGATTAGAAATAATAAAAGGGTGGGCGAAGGGAGAATGA
- a CDS encoding uroporphyrinogen decarboxylase family protein, with protein MNPRERVIKALEHEEPDRVPLDETIDWAHPHPWVHAANYLGAKTYEELRRKLGVDLRRVGWSMQEELKLPSTQRPGSVFEDEWGIKYEVAADGIHTRIIYHPLQHIPLDDFEFPRFDKIFDRATELVRMWREEYFVQGAMYCTFFEIARSLRGFNKFLIDLYENPSFVNELLDRLLKYRLEMGKRFVEIGVDCIQLGDDVGAQTGMIIHPNLWRKYFKPRMKILIDELKKHGGIYIWYHSDGNIEPIIPDLIEIGVDILNPIQPDCMDPAKIKEKYGEKISLHGTISVQETMQFGSEEEVKREVITRVKTCGYGGGLIIAPAHGLQPSTPFRNIIALYETAKKYGRYPLLIK; from the coding sequence ATGAACCCGCGTGAAAGGGTTATTAAGGCTCTAGAGCATGAGGAGCCGGACAGGGTTCCCCTCGATGAAACCATTGATTGGGCTCATCCTCACCCTTGGGTACACGCCGCAAACTATCTTGGGGCCAAAACCTATGAAGAACTGAGAAGAAAGCTTGGCGTTGACCTAAGAAGGGTTGGCTGGTCAATGCAGGAAGAGCTAAAATTGCCTTCAACTCAGAGGCCGGGTTCAGTTTTTGAGGACGAGTGGGGAATTAAATATGAAGTCGCCGCCGATGGAATACATACCCGCATAATATATCATCCTCTTCAGCATATTCCTTTAGACGATTTTGAGTTCCCAAGATTTGATAAAATCTTTGATAGGGCTACTGAGCTTGTGAGGATGTGGCGGGAGGAATACTTCGTTCAGGGCGCTATGTACTGTACTTTCTTCGAGATAGCCCGTTCATTAAGGGGTTTTAACAAGTTTCTCATAGACCTCTATGAAAACCCAAGTTTTGTTAACGAGTTGCTTGATCGTCTCCTTAAGTATCGGTTGGAGATGGGGAAACGCTTCGTTGAGATTGGCGTTGACTGCATACAGTTAGGAGACGATGTGGGCGCGCAAACGGGCATGATCATCCACCCAAATCTTTGGAGGAAATACTTCAAGCCGAGAATGAAGATTCTAATAGATGAGCTGAAGAAACATGGAGGCATCTACATCTGGTATCACAGCGACGGCAATATTGAGCCAATAATACCTGATCTGATAGAAATCGGCGTAGATATATTGAACCCAATTCAACCCGACTGCATGGATCCTGCTAAAATTAAGGAGAAATACGGTGAAAAAATATCTCTGCATGGAACAATATCGGTTCAAGAGACCATGCAGTTCGGATCTGAGGAAGAGGTTAAACGTGAAGTTATCACTAGGGTAAAGACATGCGGCTATGGGGGCGGGCTAATAATAGCGCCAGCACATGGATTACAACCCTCTACGCCATTCAGAAATATAATTGCGCTTTATGAGACCGCTAAAAAGTATGGTCGATATCCATTGCTGATAAAGTGA
- a CDS encoding uroporphyrinogen decarboxylase family protein — MEWRERFLRILEHEEPDRLPLDIWLSPAFAAKLRGQLKQDELTNFSPDLWLGVRSIGPSVSDDFARKGVAYEAFIHYGVGIWVEPSVMEDEWGVRRRLTAAGTESRIIHHPLEKADEDFLDEYPFPDPDAPGRFKITKEDVEKMKEEGYWVVGGVGADAFWCQAWYLRGFKQLMIDLYENPRFVNKLLSKLLEYYVGIGRKLSELGVDQINIYDDVAAQTGLLIAPKLWRKYFKPNYEKLIGALRTRVKYVFYHSDGELRPIIPDLIELGVNILNPVQPDCMNLSELKTEYGDKITLWGGLSVQETLPHGTPERVKEEVKRTIEVCAPGGGFVLGTSNNITQDTPIENFLAIYEAARKYGRYPLKI; from the coding sequence ATGGAGTGGCGTGAAAGGTTTCTGAGAATTCTTGAGCACGAGGAGCCGGATAGGCTCCCGTTAGATATTTGGCTCTCTCCAGCGTTCGCAGCTAAGCTACGCGGTCAACTAAAACAGGATGAGCTGACTAATTTTTCTCCAGACCTATGGCTAGGAGTACGGAGCATTGGGCCAAGCGTTTCAGACGATTTTGCCCGTAAAGGCGTGGCATATGAGGCATTTATCCATTATGGTGTTGGAATATGGGTTGAGCCAAGCGTCATGGAGGATGAGTGGGGAGTAAGGCGTCGTTTAACCGCTGCTGGCACGGAGAGCCGTATAATACATCATCCTTTGGAGAAAGCCGATGAAGATTTTCTAGATGAATACCCTTTTCCAGACCCAGACGCCCCAGGTAGGTTTAAGATAACAAAAGAGGATGTTGAGAAAATGAAGGAAGAGGGATATTGGGTTGTCGGTGGCGTCGGGGCAGACGCATTTTGGTGTCAAGCATGGTATCTTAGGGGCTTTAAGCAGCTTATGATAGATCTTTATGAAAACCCAAGGTTCGTCAACAAGCTCCTCTCTAAACTACTAGAATATTATGTTGGAATAGGTAGGAAGCTGTCTGAGCTCGGAGTAGACCAGATAAACATATATGATGATGTCGCAGCTCAGACCGGGCTCCTCATAGCACCTAAGCTATGGCGCAAGTACTTTAAACCAAACTACGAAAAATTAATAGGTGCGCTGAGAACTAGAGTGAAATACGTTTTTTATCATTCTGATGGAGAACTTCGACCTATAATACCCGACCTAATAGAGCTAGGCGTAAACATACTTAACCCAGTTCAACCGGACTGCATGAATCTGTCTGAACTAAAAACAGAGTATGGTGATAAAATAACGCTGTGGGGAGGCCTATCGGTTCAGGAAACGTTACCGCATGGAACACCCGAGAGAGTTAAGGAGGAGGTTAAAAGAACAATAGAAGTATGTGCCCCTGGAGGCGGCTTCGTGCTAGGCACTTCAAACAACATTACGCAGGACACACCCATAGAGAACTTCCTTGCCATCTATGAGGCGGCAAGAAAATATGGCAGATACCCGCTGAAAATTTAG
- a CDS encoding glycerate kinase encodes MIVRVKNREEILNNAMSDVDRRAREIALNTLEKAIESVDPKNLIYSKVKVHNEKLMVEDKIFDLKSFKKIFVVGGGKASGYMAEAIEDVLGERIEEGLVVVPQGTSGRFKTRFVRLHEAKHPIPDESSVEGAGRIMEIAEKAGEDDLIICLISGGGSSLMTYPRDEISLEDKRKVTEILLKCGATINEINAVRKHLSKFKGGQLAKSAYPTTLISLLLSDVIGDPLDVIASGPTVPDSSTFSDAINVLRKYGVWDSVPESIKNLLLNGEKGLVEENPKSGDLCFKKTYNFIIGNNRDACRSAINEMKKAGLNALLLTSYAEGEARDIGLMVGAIAKEILSSNNPVKRPAGIVVGGESTVTVIGKGIGGRNQEIALSSALSISGLRGVIIASASTDGVDGPTDAAGAIVDGATIYRSKKMGLDAEKYLRNNDSYSFFKALGDLIYTGPTGTNVNDLTLLIVL; translated from the coding sequence ATGATTGTGAGAGTTAAGAATAGGGAAGAGATTCTCAATAATGCCATGTCTGATGTAGATCGGAGAGCTAGGGAAATCGCTCTAAATACTCTTGAAAAGGCTATAGAATCTGTTGACCCAAAGAACCTCATTTATTCGAAGGTTAAAGTTCACAATGAAAAACTTATGGTTGAAGACAAAATCTTTGATCTAAAATCTTTCAAAAAAATCTTCGTTGTCGGTGGGGGTAAAGCAAGCGGCTACATGGCTGAAGCAATAGAAGATGTTCTTGGAGAGAGAATAGAGGAAGGCTTAGTAGTGGTTCCACAGGGGACTTCAGGAAGGTTTAAAACTAGGTTTGTGAGGCTTCACGAAGCAAAACATCCAATTCCAGACGAGAGCAGCGTAGAGGGGGCAGGAAGAATCATGGAGATCGCTGAAAAGGCTGGAGAAGACGATCTGATAATATGCCTAATATCTGGAGGCGGATCAAGCCTCATGACTTATCCTCGCGACGAAATATCGCTTGAAGACAAGAGAAAGGTTACCGAGATTCTCTTGAAATGCGGAGCTACAATCAATGAGATAAATGCTGTTAGAAAGCATCTGTCAAAGTTTAAGGGAGGACAACTGGCGAAAAGCGCTTACCCTACGACATTAATTAGCCTGCTGCTCTCAGATGTTATAGGAGACCCGTTAGACGTAATAGCTTCCGGACCCACAGTTCCAGATTCATCAACATTTTCAGACGCTATTAATGTTTTAAGGAAGTATGGCGTTTGGGATAGTGTCCCAGAGTCAATTAAAAATCTCCTCTTGAATGGGGAAAAAGGGTTGGTGGAAGAAAACCCTAAAAGCGGTGACTTATGCTTCAAAAAAACCTACAATTTTATAATAGGAAATAATAGAGATGCGTGCCGCTCAGCGATAAATGAAATGAAGAAGGCAGGATTAAACGCTCTTCTGTTAACTTCTTATGCTGAAGGCGAGGCAAGAGATATAGGTTTAATGGTCGGCGCAATAGCTAAGGAAATACTCTCCTCTAATAATCCGGTGAAACGTCCTGCTGGCATAGTCGTAGGAGGTGAAAGCACGGTCACAGTGATTGGAAAAGGAATTGGGGGCAGGAATCAGGAGATAGCGTTATCTTCAGCATTAAGCATATCTGGCTTAAGGGGGGTGATTATTGCCTCAGCAAGCACGGATGGTGTTGACGGACCGACGGACGCTGCCGGAGCTATAGTGGATGGCGCAACAATTTATCGTTCAAAAAAGATGGGGCTTGACGCTGAAAAGTATTTGCGCAATAATGATTCTTACTCGTTCTTTAAGGCTTTAGGAGACTTAATTTATACGGGGCCGACAGGAACAAACGTCAATGACTTAACATTACTAATTGTGCTATAA
- a CDS encoding bifunctional hydroxymethylpyrimidine kinase/phosphomethylpyrimidine kinase, with amino-acid sequence MFGEAKSIKKIPVTITIAGSDSGGGAGIQADLKTFAALGVHGATAITCVTAQNTYSLTAIECVKPEIVKEQIRQVAEDMGIDSGKTGMLYTVEIIEAVSEEVSKHGFPLVVDPVMVAKSGAPLLRPEAEKALKKSLLPLATVVTPNKFEAERLVDREIKNIDDAKKAAEEICSMGPRAVVVKGGHLDTVEEAIDVLYYRGEHMIFRTPRLSVKTTHGTGCSFSAAIAAFIARGEDIPSAVNHAKDFIYHAIKFGLGIGKGVGPVNPLAALYREAAKYSVLRSINKAKKILESSPHVASLAPEVGINVAMALPYAESIMDVAAIPGRLMRVFDSVKASSCPEFGASSHLARYLLEIIRYDPGKRAAINIRFSENLLDLLREEGLQISFYDRSEEPEEIKRVNGMTIPWGVRQAIAKAGRVPDVIYHRGDLGKEPMIVIFGEDAVALAEKIVKLAKKL; translated from the coding sequence ATGTTTGGAGAAGCGAAAAGCATTAAAAAGATCCCTGTAACGATAACTATCGCTGGCAGCGATTCAGGCGGCGGCGCCGGAATACAAGCGGATCTTAAAACTTTTGCGGCTCTGGGGGTTCATGGTGCGACAGCGATAACCTGCGTAACAGCCCAGAACACTTACTCCTTGACAGCTATTGAGTGTGTTAAACCGGAGATTGTTAAAGAGCAGATTAGGCAAGTGGCTGAGGACATGGGGATAGATTCTGGGAAAACTGGCATGCTATATACTGTGGAAATTATTGAGGCGGTCTCTGAGGAAGTGTCGAAGCATGGTTTTCCATTGGTCGTTGACCCGGTCATGGTCGCCAAATCCGGTGCACCGCTGCTGAGGCCAGAGGCGGAGAAAGCCTTGAAAAAATCTCTTCTGCCATTAGCAACCGTTGTAACACCTAATAAATTCGAGGCAGAAAGGCTTGTTGACAGGGAGATTAAGAACATTGATGATGCAAAAAAAGCGGCTGAAGAGATATGTTCTATGGGGCCTAGGGCTGTCGTTGTTAAAGGTGGGCATTTAGATACCGTAGAGGAAGCGATTGACGTGCTTTATTATAGGGGCGAACACATGATTTTTAGGACGCCGAGATTAAGTGTAAAGACAACTCATGGAACTGGCTGCAGCTTCTCAGCCGCTATAGCGGCCTTTATCGCTAGAGGCGAAGATATACCATCAGCAGTTAATCACGCGAAAGACTTTATTTATCACGCAATAAAGTTTGGTCTGGGAATTGGCAAGGGCGTTGGACCAGTTAACCCGCTAGCAGCTCTTTATCGTGAAGCTGCCAAGTATAGCGTCTTAAGGAGCATCAATAAAGCTAAAAAAATCCTTGAATCTTCGCCCCATGTCGCTAGTCTTGCGCCAGAGGTTGGAATAAACGTCGCGATGGCATTACCCTACGCTGAGAGCATTATGGACGTGGCAGCCATCCCCGGGAGATTAATGAGAGTCTTCGATAGCGTTAAGGCTTCATCATGCCCGGAGTTCGGCGCCTCAAGCCATCTAGCTCGATATCTTCTTGAAATAATAAGGTATGATCCAGGTAAGAGGGCCGCGATAAACATACGTTTTTCAGAAAACCTTTTAGACCTACTTAGAGAGGAGGGTCTTCAAATATCATTCTACGATAGAAGTGAGGAGCCGGAGGAAATTAAAAGGGTTAATGGGATGACTATACCTTGGGGCGTTAGGCAAGCGATTGCTAAAGCCGGCAGGGTTCCAGATGTAATATATCATAGGGGGGATCTGGGCAAAGAGCCCATGATAGTCATTTTCGGGGAAGATGCCGTAGCGTTAGCTGAGAAAATCGTTAAGCTCGCCAAGAAATTGTGA